ACAGACATCAACGCATCAATATCCTTAGGCACAGATAATATTCGAACTTTATCGGCCATTTCTTGTTGAGGAAACATTAGTTTTAACATATCCCTTGAATATTCTTCGTTGCTCGAAGATGCTATAGGACCTTTCATAGCTGTTTCTATGCTGCCTGACTTTTCATTCCCTACAAGTATTCGTTTTTGAGTACATTTGTTGTTTTGCACACCAACAAGAATTGGTTTGAGCGAATAATTTTTAAAAATATTGCTATAATGCCAGCTGGAAAGGAGGATTAAACAATTGTTCTTATTTTTAATATACTCTTCAAAATCCTCTCGTCTCTCAAACGGTTGAAATTCATATTCTCCGTATTTTGAAAGATACTTGTCAAATTCCATTTTCAATGATTTATAATTATTTATATTTGTTTCTGAACTGTAAAAATAGACATAGAGCGGCTTAGTTTGAGAAATTGCGGATGGTTTGATAAGAAAAAACATAAATAAAATAATAATCAGAAATATTTTTTTTAAATTTAAGATTATAAATTTGAGTGATAACTCGCTTAATCTTATTGTTATCATTATGAAAATCCATTTAAAAATTTATAATATTAGAAAATTTGAATAATAAATATAATAGAACGCGTAAAAAATAAAGTAAAAATTTTTTATCGGAATGACGCATCATTATTAATATCAAATAATAATTTTTTGATATATAATATTTATTAGTCTTATATATCGGAATAATATGTCAGTTTGTATATTTGATTTTATTATAATCGTTTAAAAATTTAATTCATTAATTCAAAAAGTATAGAAATCCTATTTTTTTGCATATTAAATCAAAATGTTATTTAATATGTAAACATAATTTATTTTAAGGTATTAATAATTAATAGTTCGCGCTTGCTTTTCATTTTTTGATGCTTTAATATTTTTAATCAAGCACGTCACAAACATACATTAATTTAAAACAGTTTTGAAAAATAGAGAGTTTAATTTTATGACCCATAGATTAGAAATTTCATTAAAACCCGAGCTTTTTGATGCTGAAGGCTATGCTGTCTCACAAAAAGCTAAAAAGTATTTTGGAATAAATGCTAAAAATATTAGAGTCATTCACGTTTTGACAATTGATGCAGATATTGATGAAATCCAGCTGGATTTAATTAAAAATGAAATATTTACAAATCCAGTTACTCAAATATCGTCATACGACCCCCTTAATTTACCTTTTGACTGGCTTATTTGGGTTGGTTTTAGACCCGGAGTAAGGGATAACCCTGGAAGCACGGCAGTTGAAGCAATTGAAGATATGCTTAATATAAAACTAAAAAAAGGTGAAGCTGTATATACTTCTAAAATATACTGTGTGCAAGGTAATAATCTTAAATATAGTGATATTGAAAAAATAGCTTCTGAACTTTTAGCTAATGATATCATTCAAAAATGGCAAATCACAAGTAAAGAAGACTGGAATAAAGATTTAGGAATAGGATTTATAATTCCAAAAGTTGTGTTAGACCATACTCCGTCTTTTACGACGTTTTCTTTGGAAAGCGACGATGTTCTTGACTCAATAAGCAAAGAACGTAATTTATCCTTAAGCTTAAACGATATTCCTGTTATCAGAAAATATTTTTTAGATCCTAAAGTCAAATTAGAAAGAGAAGCTGTTGGTTTATCACTCCCTACAGATGTTGAACTTGAATATATTTCCCAATCAAGAAGTGATCATTGTAATCACAACACTTTTAGGGGTATTTTTCATTATATAGATAAGGAAACCGGAAAGTCGGAAACAATAAATAGTCTTTTTAAAACGTTTATTGAATCTCCAACATTAAAACTTCAGCAAAAATTACCGTGGGTTATATCAGTTTTATGGGATAATGCTGGAATCGGAAGATTTGACGAAGATTATTATTATACAATTACAGGTGAAACCCATAATTCTCCATCAAATATGGAAGCTTATGGAGGCTCAATAACCGGCATTGTAGGAGTTTACAGGGATCCGATGGGTACTGGAAAAGGATCAAAGCTTATTATGGGAGGTTATGGATTTTGTGTTGGCCCAAGGGATTATAATGGAAGTCTGAAACCAAGACTTTTCCCAAGGAGGCTTCTCGACGGCATTATTGAAGGAGTCAAGGACGGAGGCAATAAAAGCGGTATTCCAACTATTTTTGGCCAGACTTTATTTGATCATGGTTATTTAGGAAAATGCCTTGTATTTGTAACATCCGTAGGAATAATGCCTGCTTTAGTTAATGGAGAACCATCGGAAAATAAAAAAACTTCCCCTGGCGATTTAATTATAATGAGTGGCGGACGCGTAGGAAAAGACGGTATTCATGGAGTTACAGCCTCATCAAGTGTATTTTCCGAAAATACTCCGGCCGGTCATGTTCAAATAGGTGACCCATATACTCAAAAAAAAATGCATGACTTTCTTTTAGAAGCAAGGGATGAAGGTTTAATATCGTTTATTACAGATAATGGAGGTGGAGGCCTTTCGTCGTCAGTTGGAGAATCCGCAAGATACAGTGACGGATGCGAAGTTGATCTTGATAAGGTTCCACTCAAATATGACGGTCTTGACCAATGGGAAATTTGGATTTCTGAATCCCAAGAACGGATGACGATTGCTGTAAATCCTATAAATATTGAGCGGTTTTTAGAATTATCAAAAAAGCATAATGTTGAAAGCACAGTTATAGGCACATTCACAAATTCTGGAAAGCTTCACTTAAAATATAAAGGCAAAACCTGCGCCTATATTAACATGGATTTTTTATCTTCAGGCTTTCCGTCTTGGGAATTTGAAGCTGAATGGATTTCTGCAAAAGAGAGAGGTTTAAACGAGCCTGTTTTTACAGAACCGAAAAATTATGAA
This genomic interval from Desulfobacterales bacterium contains the following:
- a CDS encoding phosphoribosylformylglycinamidine synthase, with the translated sequence MTHRLEISLKPELFDAEGYAVSQKAKKYFGINAKNIRVIHVLTIDADIDEIQLDLIKNEIFTNPVTQISSYDPLNLPFDWLIWVGFRPGVRDNPGSTAVEAIEDMLNIKLKKGEAVYTSKIYCVQGNNLKYSDIEKIASELLANDIIQKWQITSKEDWNKDLGIGFIIPKVVLDHTPSFTTFSLESDDVLDSISKERNLSLSLNDIPVIRKYFLDPKVKLEREAVGLSLPTDVELEYISQSRSDHCNHNTFRGIFHYIDKETGKSETINSLFKTFIESPTLKLQQKLPWVISVLWDNAGIGRFDEDYYYTITGETHNSPSNMEAYGGSITGIVGVYRDPMGTGKGSKLIMGGYGFCVGPRDYNGSLKPRLFPRRLLDGIIEGVKDGGNKSGIPTIFGQTLFDHGYLGKCLVFVTSVGIMPALVNGEPSENKKTSPGDLIIMSGGRVGKDGIHGVTASSSVFSENTPAGHVQIGDPYTQKKMHDFLLEARDEGLISFITDNGGGGLSSSVGESARYSDGCEVDLDKVPLKYDGLDQWEIWISESQERMTIAVNPINIERFLELSKKHNVESTVIGTFTNSGKLHLKYKGKTCAYINMDFLSSGFPSWEFEAEWISAKERGLNEPVFTEPKNYEKVLKDILARPNIASKEWITRQYDHEVQGTSVIKPLVGVDRDVNSDASVIRPILSSEKGIAYAQAIIPFYSEIDAYHMTSCTIDEAFRRIIAVGGDINQIGGVDNYCWPNIQFHPKNNPGGKHKAAQLVRSCKALSDICLSYNIPLLSGKDSMYVDGFLEGKYGETIKVSGLETLQFSTIGVVNDVKKCVTMDNKAPDDIVYIIGETMNELGASEYYSLFNFTGINVPKVLPDKFIKSYKTISNAIDQELVSSVHGIYRGGLGVHLSLVAMGGGLGMEINLASVLKSDDINRNDFILFSESSGRFIVTVNPFKAKEFESLFYGVPISNIGEVTDKEELSIYGLKNEIIINLSINEIKKAWKSPFGDLV